The following proteins are encoded in a genomic region of Pseudoxanthomonas suwonensis 11-1:
- the galU gene encoding UTP--glucose-1-phosphate uridylyltransferase GalU, producing the protein MTKRIRKAVFPVAGLGTRFLPATKTVPKEMLPIIDRPLIQYAVDEAIEAGCDTLVFVTNRYKHSIADYFDKHYELEQKLEQGGKLEQLQLVSKPLPDHVRVVYVTQKEALGLGHAVLCAKDVIGDEPFAVLLPDDLMWNRGDGALKQMADLAERTGGGVIAVEEVPREKTSSYGIVATRDFQGRSGRIEAMVEKPKPEDAPSNLAVVGRYILPGGIFQKLETTGRGAGGEIQLTDAIAATIKDGGHIDAYHFVGRRFDCGAHIGLIEATVHFALEHPKHGAAAREAMQAALDEKRG; encoded by the coding sequence ATGACGAAAAGGATTCGCAAGGCAGTCTTCCCGGTAGCCGGTCTTGGTACCCGGTTCCTCCCCGCAACCAAGACCGTTCCCAAGGAAATGCTGCCGATCATCGACCGGCCGCTGATCCAGTACGCGGTGGATGAGGCCATCGAGGCCGGGTGCGACACCCTGGTGTTCGTCACCAACCGCTACAAGCATTCGATTGCCGACTATTTCGACAAGCACTACGAGCTGGAGCAGAAGCTCGAGCAGGGCGGCAAGCTGGAGCAGCTGCAGCTGGTCAGCAAGCCGCTGCCGGACCACGTCCGCGTGGTGTACGTCACCCAGAAGGAAGCCCTGGGCCTGGGCCACGCCGTGCTCTGCGCCAAGGACGTGATCGGCGACGAGCCGTTCGCGGTCCTGCTGCCGGACGACCTGATGTGGAACCGCGGCGACGGCGCGCTGAAGCAGATGGCCGACCTGGCCGAGCGCACCGGCGGCGGCGTGATCGCGGTCGAGGAAGTGCCGCGGGAGAAGACCTCCAGCTACGGCATCGTCGCCACCCGCGACTTCCAGGGCCGCAGCGGCCGCATCGAGGCCATGGTCGAGAAGCCCAAGCCCGAGGACGCGCCGAGCAACCTGGCCGTGGTCGGCCGCTACATCCTGCCCGGCGGCATCTTCCAGAAGCTGGAGACCACCGGCCGCGGTGCCGGCGGCGAGATCCAGCTGACCGACGCGATCGCCGCGACGATCAAGGACGGCGGCCATATCGATGCCTACCACTTCGTCGGCCGTCGCTTCGACTGTGGTGCGCACATCGGCCTGATCGAGGCGACCGTGCACTTCGCGCTGGAGCACCCGAAGCATGGTGCGGCCGCGCGCGAGGCGATGCAGGCGGCGCTGGACGAGAAGCGCGGCTGA
- the rpsA gene encoding 30S ribosomal protein S1, with protein MTESFAELFEQSQANLAKLKPGAIVVGTVVDVRGDVVVINAGLKSEGIVPIEQFRNDDGEIDVGVGDQVKVALDSLENGFGETVLSREKAKRAMVWDELEEALEKNETITGRISGKVKGGFTVDIKDVRAFLPGSLVDVRPVRDPAYLEGKELEFKLIKLDRKRNNVVVSRRAVVESEHSEEREQLMEKLVEGAKLKGVVKNLTDYGAFVDLGGIDGLLHITDMAWKRVRHPSEVVNVGDELEVRVLKFDRERNRVSLGLKQLGEDPWDNIARRYPANSRVFGKVSNVTDYGAFVEIEPGVEGLVHVSEMDWTNKNVNPSKVVQVGDEVEVMVLDVDEERRRISLGMKQVAANPWETFAAIHKKGDKVSGQIKSITDFGIFIGLDGGIDGLVHLSDISWNTTGEDVLRNFKKGDTLDAVVLAVDPERERISLGLKQMEQDPFGQYMAANPKGSKVSGVVKEVDAKGAVVELADGIEGYVAARDISYDRVDDATQHLKVGDKVEAKFVGMDRKGRSLQLSIKAKDEAETAEALAEYNKAAAEAATGTTSLGALLRAQLGNKSE; from the coding sequence ATGACCGAATCTTTTGCCGAGCTGTTCGAACAGAGCCAGGCCAACCTTGCCAAGCTGAAGCCGGGCGCGATCGTCGTCGGCACCGTCGTGGACGTCCGCGGCGACGTGGTGGTGATCAATGCCGGCCTGAAGTCGGAAGGCATCGTGCCGATCGAGCAGTTCCGTAACGACGACGGCGAGATCGACGTGGGCGTGGGCGACCAGGTCAAGGTCGCGCTCGACTCGCTCGAGAACGGCTTCGGCGAGACCGTGCTGTCGCGCGAGAAGGCCAAGCGCGCGATGGTGTGGGACGAGCTGGAAGAGGCGCTGGAGAAGAACGAGACCATCACCGGCCGCATCAGCGGCAAGGTCAAGGGTGGTTTCACCGTCGACATCAAGGACGTCCGCGCGTTCCTGCCGGGCTCCCTGGTCGACGTCCGTCCGGTGCGCGATCCGGCCTACCTGGAAGGCAAGGAACTGGAGTTCAAGCTCATCAAGCTGGACCGCAAGCGCAACAACGTGGTCGTCTCCCGCCGTGCGGTGGTCGAGAGCGAGCACAGCGAGGAGCGCGAGCAGCTGATGGAGAAGCTGGTCGAGGGCGCCAAGCTGAAGGGCGTGGTCAAGAACCTGACCGACTACGGCGCGTTCGTGGACCTGGGCGGCATCGACGGCCTGCTGCACATCACCGACATGGCGTGGAAGCGCGTGCGCCATCCGTCCGAGGTGGTCAACGTCGGCGACGAGCTGGAAGTGCGCGTGCTGAAGTTCGACCGCGAGCGCAACCGCGTCTCGCTGGGCCTGAAGCAGCTGGGCGAGGATCCGTGGGACAACATCGCCCGCCGTTACCCGGCCAACAGCCGCGTGTTCGGCAAGGTCTCCAACGTCACCGATTACGGCGCGTTCGTCGAGATCGAGCCGGGCGTCGAGGGCCTGGTGCACGTGTCCGAGATGGACTGGACCAACAAGAACGTCAACCCGTCCAAGGTCGTGCAGGTCGGCGACGAGGTCGAGGTCATGGTCCTGGACGTGGACGAGGAGCGTCGCCGCATCTCGCTGGGCATGAAGCAGGTCGCCGCCAACCCGTGGGAGACCTTCGCCGCCATCCACAAGAAGGGCGACAAGGTTTCGGGCCAGATCAAGTCCATCACCGACTTCGGCATCTTCATCGGCCTGGACGGCGGCATCGACGGCCTGGTCCACCTGTCGGACATCAGCTGGAACACCACCGGCGAGGACGTGCTGCGCAACTTCAAGAAGGGCGACACCCTGGACGCCGTCGTCCTGGCCGTCGACCCGGAGCGCGAGCGCATCTCCCTGGGCCTGAAGCAGATGGAGCAGGATCCGTTCGGCCAGTACATGGCCGCCAATCCGAAGGGCTCCAAGGTTTCCGGCGTGGTGAAGGAAGTCGACGCGAAGGGCGCCGTGGTCGAGCTGGCCGACGGCATCGAGGGTTATGTCGCCGCGCGTGACATCTCCTACGACCGCGTCGACGACGCCACCCAGCACCTGAAGGTCGGCGACAAGGTCGAGGCCAAGTTCGTGGGCATGGACCGCAAGGGCCGCAGCCTGCAGCTGTCGATCAAGGCCAAGGACGAAGCCGAGACCGCCGAGGCCCTGGCCGAGTACAACAAGGCCGCCGCCGAAGCCGCTACCGGCACCACCAGCCTGGGCGCGCTGCTGCGTGCGCAGCTGGGCAACAAGTCCGAGTAA
- a CDS encoding acetyl-CoA C-acyltransferase, whose product MTKQIQDAYIVAATRTPVGKAPKGVFRNTRPDEMLAHVLKAVVAQAPGIDTSRIDDAIIGCAMPEGEQGMNVARIGLLLAGLPNTIAAQTINRFCSSGLQAVALAADQIRLGNADLMLAGGTESMSMVPMMGNKVALSPQVFAHDENVAIAYGMGITAEKVAEEWKVSREDQDAFALASHQKALAAIAAGEFRDEISPYEVVSHLPDLAGNTIQLKKRLVDTDEGPRPDTSIEGLGKLRPVFRNGQFGGSVTAGNSSQMSDGAGAVLLASEKAIKEYGLTPLARFVSFSVAGVRPEVMGIGPIAAIPKALRQAGLSKDQLDWIELNEAFAAQALAVIRDSQLDPSKVNPLGGAIALGHPLGATGAIRTATLVHGLRRRQQKYGMVTMCIGTGMGAAGIFEAL is encoded by the coding sequence ATGACCAAGCAGATCCAGGACGCCTACATCGTCGCCGCCACCCGCACCCCGGTTGGCAAGGCGCCCAAGGGCGTTTTCCGCAACACCCGTCCCGATGAAATGCTGGCCCACGTGCTCAAGGCCGTGGTCGCCCAGGCCCCGGGCATCGACACCAGCCGCATCGACGACGCCATCATCGGCTGCGCCATGCCGGAGGGCGAGCAGGGCATGAACGTGGCCCGCATTGGCCTGCTGCTGGCCGGCCTGCCGAACACCATCGCCGCCCAGACCATCAACCGCTTCTGCTCATCCGGCCTGCAGGCCGTGGCCCTGGCCGCCGACCAGATCCGCCTGGGCAACGCCGACCTGATGCTGGCCGGCGGCACCGAGTCGATGTCGATGGTGCCGATGATGGGCAACAAGGTCGCCCTGAGCCCGCAGGTGTTCGCCCACGACGAGAACGTGGCGATTGCCTATGGCATGGGCATCACCGCCGAGAAGGTCGCCGAGGAATGGAAGGTCTCGCGCGAGGACCAGGACGCCTTTGCCCTCGCCTCCCACCAGAAGGCGCTGGCCGCCATCGCCGCCGGTGAGTTCCGCGACGAGATCTCGCCGTACGAGGTCGTCTCGCACCTGCCCGACCTGGCCGGCAACACCATCCAGCTGAAGAAGCGCCTGGTCGATACCGACGAAGGCCCGCGTCCGGACACCTCGATCGAGGGCCTGGGCAAGCTGCGGCCGGTGTTCCGCAACGGCCAGTTCGGCGGCAGCGTCACCGCCGGCAACTCCTCGCAGATGAGCGACGGCGCCGGTGCAGTGCTGCTGGCCTCGGAGAAGGCGATCAAGGAATACGGCCTGACTCCCCTCGCCCGCTTCGTCAGCTTCTCCGTGGCCGGCGTGCGCCCGGAGGTGATGGGCATCGGCCCGATCGCCGCGATCCCGAAGGCGCTCAGGCAGGCCGGCCTCAGCAAGGACCAGCTGGACTGGATCGAGCTCAACGAGGCCTTCGCCGCGCAGGCGCTGGCGGTGATCCGCGACAGCCAGCTGGACCCGTCCAAGGTCAACCCGCTGGGCGGCGCCATCGCCCTGGGCCACCCGCTGGGCGCCACCGGCGCCATCCGTACCGCCACCCTGGTCCACGGCCTGCGCCGCCGCCAGCAGAAGTACGGCATGGTCACCATGTGCATTGGCACCGGCATGGGCGCGGCGGGCATCTTCGAGGCGCTTTGA
- a CDS encoding membrane protein yields the protein MNIFRLLVLLAFLAIGLVVGSLNSQQLRLDFGMIEVNTTSGIALVTSLLAGVLLGGGLVVASTVLPLHARLRRLERTRTADGTAVDAIQTPAPYREGN from the coding sequence ATGAACATCTTCCGCCTGCTGGTCCTGCTCGCGTTCCTTGCGATCGGGCTGGTAGTGGGGTCGCTCAATTCGCAGCAACTCCGACTCGACTTCGGCATGATCGAGGTCAACACCACTTCGGGCATCGCCCTCGTCACCTCGCTGCTCGCGGGCGTCCTGCTCGGCGGTGGCCTGGTCGTCGCCAGCACGGTGCTGCCGCTGCACGCGCGCCTGCGCCGGCTCGAGCGGACCCGCACGGCCGACGGCACCGCCGTCGATGCCATCCAGACACCGGCACCGTACCGGGAAGGCAACTAA
- a CDS encoding integration host factor subunit beta, with amino-acid sequence MTKSELIEILARRQSHLKAEDVDLAVKSLLEMMAGSLASGERIEIRGFGSFSLHYRPPRIGRNPKTGESVALPGKHVPHFKAGKELREKVSDVVPAPSEPQDA; translated from the coding sequence ATGACCAAGTCCGAACTGATCGAGATCCTGGCCCGCCGCCAGTCGCACCTGAAGGCCGAGGACGTCGACCTCGCCGTCAAGTCGCTGCTGGAAATGATGGCCGGTTCGCTGGCTTCCGGCGAGCGCATCGAGATCCGGGGCTTCGGCAGCTTCTCGCTGCATTACCGTCCGCCGCGCATCGGCCGCAACCCGAAGACCGGCGAGTCCGTGGCCCTTCCGGGCAAGCACGTGCCGCATTTCAAGGCCGGCAAGGAACTGCGCGAGAAGGTCAGCGACGTGGTCCCGGCGCCGTCCGAGCCGCAGGACGCCTGA
- a CDS encoding polysaccharide biosynthesis protein yields the protein MKTGPALPVSLPRTAIVLHDLLMAAVCWQALHVLRYGARSETYDWTQLTPTLAIVLVAQGLVFWRVGLYRGLWRFASVPDIWNILKAAGLGTVAIVICLAIYNRMDALPRAVLFLYPLALAAMLGVPRLLYRVWKDYNLSRSTATQQRVLIMGAGQAADALVRDLRRSGAYQPVGFLDDAPHLQGSQLHGMPVLGTLEEAATVAREVGAGMLVIAIPSLDAAGMQRVLGICEHSGLPFRTVPRLTDVLEGKALPGELKEVAIEDLLHRKPVTPDWGLIRDWLGGRTVMVTGAGGSIGSELCRQCARHGASRIVLLEISELALLTIHAELQDAFPGVEVVAVLGDCGDPAVTRRALERCAPDAVFHAAAYKQVPLLEGQLREAVRNNVLATHTVAELCREYRVGTFVLISTDKAVDPANVLGVSKRVAEMIAQSMDERVEGTRYVTVRFGNVLDSAGSVVPLFREQIRRGGPVTVTDPEVTRYFMTIPEACQLIMQAAASGSHAAIYTLDMGDPVPIRLLAEQMIRLAGKQPGRDIAIVYTGLRPGEKLHETLFYPDEHYRPTAHPKILEAGARGCPADQVLQEVEHMRFAVSRYDESTLRQALQVLVPEFSPRAAAEPENTATVVQFPAREAARTR from the coding sequence ATGAAAACCGGCCCAGCACTGCCAGTCTCACTCCCGCGTACGGCCATCGTCCTGCACGACCTGCTCATGGCGGCCGTGTGCTGGCAGGCACTGCACGTGCTGCGTTACGGCGCCCGCTCCGAGACGTACGACTGGACCCAGCTGACGCCGACCCTCGCCATCGTGCTGGTCGCACAGGGCCTGGTGTTCTGGCGGGTCGGGCTCTATCGCGGCCTGTGGCGTTTCGCCAGCGTTCCGGACATCTGGAACATCCTCAAGGCCGCCGGTCTTGGCACCGTCGCCATCGTCATCTGCCTGGCAATCTACAACCGCATGGACGCGCTGCCGCGTGCAGTGCTGTTCCTCTATCCGCTGGCCCTGGCCGCGATGCTCGGCGTGCCGCGCCTGCTGTACCGGGTGTGGAAGGACTACAACCTTTCCCGCAGCACCGCGACCCAGCAGCGCGTCCTGATCATGGGTGCCGGCCAGGCGGCCGACGCCCTGGTGCGCGACCTGCGCCGCTCCGGCGCCTACCAGCCGGTCGGTTTCCTCGACGACGCCCCGCACCTGCAGGGATCGCAGCTGCACGGCATGCCGGTGCTGGGAACGCTTGAGGAAGCGGCTACCGTGGCCCGCGAGGTCGGCGCCGGCATGCTGGTGATCGCCATTCCCTCGCTCGACGCCGCCGGCATGCAGCGCGTGCTCGGCATCTGCGAGCACAGCGGCCTGCCGTTCCGCACCGTGCCGCGCCTGACCGACGTGCTCGAGGGCAAGGCCCTGCCGGGCGAGCTCAAGGAAGTGGCGATCGAGGACCTGCTGCACCGCAAGCCGGTGACGCCGGACTGGGGCCTGATCCGCGACTGGCTGGGCGGCCGCACCGTGATGGTGACCGGCGCCGGTGGATCGATCGGCTCGGAGCTGTGCCGCCAGTGCGCGCGCCACGGTGCCAGCCGGATCGTGCTGCTGGAGATTTCCGAACTGGCCCTGCTGACCATCCATGCCGAGCTGCAGGACGCGTTCCCCGGCGTCGAGGTCGTGGCGGTGCTGGGCGACTGCGGTGACCCGGCGGTGACCCGCCGTGCCCTGGAGCGTTGCGCACCCGACGCTGTCTTCCATGCCGCCGCCTACAAGCAGGTCCCGCTGCTGGAAGGCCAGCTGCGCGAGGCCGTGCGCAACAACGTGCTGGCGACCCACACCGTGGCCGAGCTGTGCCGCGAGTACCGGGTGGGCACCTTCGTCCTGATCTCCACTGACAAGGCGGTCGATCCGGCCAACGTGCTGGGCGTGTCCAAGCGGGTGGCCGAGATGATCGCCCAGTCCATGGACGAGCGGGTCGAGGGCACGCGCTACGTCACCGTGCGGTTCGGCAACGTGCTGGACTCGGCCGGCAGCGTGGTCCCGCTGTTCCGCGAGCAGATCCGCCGCGGTGGCCCGGTGACCGTCACCGACCCCGAGGTCACCCGCTACTTCATGACCATCCCCGAGGCCTGCCAGCTGATCATGCAGGCCGCCGCCTCCGGTTCGCACGCGGCGATCTACACCCTGGACATGGGCGATCCGGTGCCGATCCGGCTGCTGGCCGAGCAGATGATCCGCCTGGCCGGCAAGCAGCCGGGGCGGGACATCGCCATCGTCTATACCGGGCTGCGCCCGGGCGAGAAACTGCACGAAACCCTGTTCTACCCGGACGAGCACTACCGTCCCACCGCCCACCCCAAGATCCTCGAGGCGGGGGCGCGGGGGTGCCCGGCCGACCAGGTCCTGCAGGAAGTCGAACACATGCGCTTCGCAGTCTCGCGCTATGATGAGAGCACGTTGCGGCAGGCCCTGCAGGTCCTCGTCCCCGAGTTCTCGCCCCGGGCTGCCGCTGAACCCGAAAACACCGCAACGGTGGTTCAGTTCCCAGCTCGAGAGGCAGCAAGGACAAGATGA
- a CDS encoding MraY family glycosyltransferase, protein MIAAAGTVALLAAVSAVATWLTLRYARRRLLDLPGERRSHSVPTPRGGGLGITVALLLGTLPAVAGGVLAPMPAAAFAVGLVLVAGIGWIDDHRPLSPWSRLAIQCLAGLVLGAGVHAGQGELRWALLAFAAVPVLVNVWNFMDGIDGIAITQAMIALASFAMVTPPAVSLLAWAACAACLGFLPFNWPRARIFLGDVGSGTLGYLLAAVLVWTVASLWESRGWNVLVLVLPLSAFLVDASMTLARRVLQGERFWLPHVSHLYQRWAKHAGSHPAVSNYYGLFSLLAGLLTYVAVASGTVIAVAATVLWLVLAAVIWLVQGRRIQHT, encoded by the coding sequence ATGATCGCGGCCGCGGGCACCGTGGCGCTGCTGGCCGCGGTCTCGGCGGTGGCGACCTGGCTGACCCTGCGCTACGCGCGACGGCGCCTGCTCGACCTGCCGGGCGAGCGTCGCAGCCACAGTGTCCCAACCCCGCGCGGCGGTGGCCTGGGCATCACCGTCGCCCTGTTGCTGGGCACGCTGCCTGCAGTCGCCGGCGGCGTGCTGGCGCCAATGCCCGCCGCGGCGTTTGCCGTCGGCCTGGTGCTGGTCGCAGGGATCGGATGGATCGACGACCACCGCCCGCTGTCGCCCTGGTCGCGACTTGCGATCCAGTGCCTGGCCGGACTGGTCCTCGGCGCGGGCGTGCATGCAGGGCAGGGTGAGCTTCGCTGGGCACTGCTGGCCTTCGCCGCCGTACCGGTGCTGGTAAACGTCTGGAACTTCATGGATGGCATCGACGGCATCGCCATCACCCAGGCGATGATCGCGCTGGCCAGCTTCGCCATGGTCACGCCGCCGGCCGTCTCGCTGCTGGCATGGGCCGCGTGCGCGGCCTGCCTGGGCTTCCTTCCGTTCAACTGGCCGCGGGCGCGCATCTTCCTGGGCGATGTCGGTTCCGGGACGCTCGGTTACCTGCTGGCCGCGGTGCTGGTATGGACAGTGGCCTCGCTCTGGGAAAGCCGGGGCTGGAACGTGCTGGTGCTGGTGCTGCCGCTCTCGGCCTTCCTGGTCGACGCCTCCATGACCCTGGCGCGACGGGTGCTGCAGGGGGAGCGTTTCTGGCTTCCACATGTATCGCACCTGTACCAGCGCTGGGCGAAGCATGCAGGCAGTCATCCAGCAGTTAGTAACTACTACGGTTTGTTCAGTCTGCTGGCAGGTTTGCTCACGTATGTTGCGGTGGCATCTGGAACAGTTATTGCCGTCGCAGCAACGGTCCTGTGGCTCGTGCTCGCGGCCGTGATCTGGCTGGTCCAGGGGAGACGCATCCAGCACACCTGA
- the lapB gene encoding lipopolysaccharide assembly protein LapB — protein sequence MEFISEWFWFFLFLPLAALSGWVVGRRGGQRHGDTQVSRLSGTYFRGLNYLLNEQPDKAIELFLHIAELDKETFETQLALGHLFRRRGEVDRAIRLHQGLVQRSDLSDAQRVQALLALGEDYMKSGLLDRAETVFTDLARIDQRAPQALRHLIGIYQAERDWERAIENAMRFEEATGEPMGKLVAQFECELAERLRGNGDLASARAAIARAYQADATCVRAGILEGRIESDAGNPEGAIRAFERAARHDPDYLPEVLPGLLAAYAQVGDTSGARAFLAEMSEHYRGIAPVLALTRLIEQQEGAVQARDYLGRQLKDRPSVRGEAALIDLTLAVGADSTATLHDLKHITDQLLVRNPSYRCTRCGFGARTHHWQCPSCKEWGTVKPLLNYAVV from the coding sequence ATGGAATTCATCTCCGAGTGGTTCTGGTTCTTCCTGTTCCTGCCGCTGGCCGCGCTCAGTGGCTGGGTCGTCGGCCGCAGGGGCGGGCAGCGCCACGGTGACACCCAGGTCAGCCGCCTGTCCGGCACCTATTTCCGCGGCCTGAACTACCTGCTCAACGAACAGCCGGACAAGGCGATCGAGCTGTTCCTGCACATCGCCGAGCTCGACAAGGAAACCTTCGAGACCCAGCTGGCCCTGGGCCACCTGTTCCGCCGCCGTGGCGAGGTCGACCGCGCGATCCGCCTGCACCAGGGCCTGGTCCAGCGCAGCGACCTGTCCGACGCGCAGCGCGTCCAGGCCCTGCTGGCGCTGGGCGAGGACTACATGAAGTCCGGCCTGCTGGATCGTGCCGAGACCGTATTCACCGACCTGGCCCGGATCGACCAGCGCGCGCCGCAGGCGCTCAGGCACCTGATCGGCATCTACCAGGCCGAGCGCGACTGGGAGCGGGCGATCGAGAACGCCATGCGCTTCGAGGAAGCGACCGGCGAGCCGATGGGCAAGCTGGTGGCCCAGTTCGAGTGCGAGCTGGCAGAGCGCCTGCGCGGCAACGGTGACCTGGCCAGCGCCCGCGCCGCGATCGCGCGTGCCTACCAGGCCGATGCCACCTGCGTGCGCGCCGGCATCCTCGAAGGCCGCATCGAATCCGATGCCGGCAACCCCGAGGGGGCGATCCGCGCCTTCGAGCGCGCCGCCCGCCACGACCCCGACTACCTGCCGGAAGTGCTGCCCGGCCTGCTGGCCGCGTACGCCCAGGTCGGCGACACCAGCGGCGCGCGTGCCTTCCTGGCCGAGATGAGCGAGCACTACCGCGGCATCGCCCCGGTGCTGGCCCTGACCCGCCTGATCGAGCAGCAGGAAGGCGCCGTGCAGGCGCGCGACTACCTCGGCCGCCAGCTCAAGGACCGCCCCTCGGTGCGCGGCGAGGCCGCCCTGATCGACCTGACCCTCGCGGTCGGCGCCGACAGCACCGCGACCCTGCACGACCTCAAGCACATCACCGACCAGCTGCTGGTGCGCAATCCCAGCTACCGCTGCACCCGCTGCGGCTTCGGCGCGCGCACCCACCACTGGCAGTGCCCGAGCTGCAAGGAGTGGGGCACGGTCAAGCCGCTGCTCAACTACGCGGTGGTGTGA